The following coding sequences lie in one Apium graveolens cultivar Ventura chromosome 3, ASM990537v1, whole genome shotgun sequence genomic window:
- the LOC141714640 gene encoding uncharacterized protein LOC141714640, translating into MIEYALKLKFPTTNNEAEYEALIAGLGLARVVRAKNLKICGDSRLVVAQVNGEFEAKDNIMENYLRVLKGILTQFDEWYAEYVLRKENIMVDALSKFALSEIEKYPMSIYFQVLKTPTIHVINFIALIGAESCWIDLSKIHLETGWLPDDAQEARKLSVRALRYLLIEGLLYKRSFVIP; encoded by the coding sequence atgattgagtatgctttgaaaTTGAAATTCCCAACTACTAATAATGAAGCTGAATATGAAGCGTTGATAGCCGGTTTAGGCTTGGCTAGAGTCGTGAGGGCCAAAAACCTTAAGATCTGTGGAGATTCAAGACTTGTAGTTGCTCAAGTCAATGGAGAGTTTGAGGCCAAAGATAATATTATGGAAAACTACCTAAGAGTCTTGAAGGGAATACTGactcagtttgatgaatggtacGCTGAATATGTTTTGAGAAAGGAGAACATTATGGTCGATGCCCTATCTAAGTTCGCCTTGTCTGAAATCGAGAAATACCCAATGAGTATCTACTTCCAGGTCCTAAAGACCCCTACTATACATGTCATAAATTTTATAGCACTAATTGGTGCGGAAAGTTGTTGGATAGATCTGAGCAAAATTCACCTTGAGACTGGATGGCTCCCCGATGATGCTCAGGAGGCACGCAAGTTGTCGGTAAGAGCATTGAGATACTTATTGATTGAAGGCCTTCTGTATAAAAGGTCCTTTGTTATTCCATAA
- the LOC141714641 gene encoding uncharacterized protein LOC141714641 produces the protein MSIVREPSKRSKSEMMLEFGDPNLVPEEDSLVITPIIRNYPVMRVLVDNGDLVDILFHDTFLKIVYNNYQLTPPNATIYGFNQVECQVEGAIQLPVTIKEEPGEATQMLNFQVVKAAFTYNAIMGRIGLYTLRLFL, from the coding sequence ATGAGTATAGTTAGAGAACCATCTAAACGTTCTAAGTCGGAGATGATGCTTGAGTTCGGTGACCCAAACCTTGTTCCTGAGGAAGATTCTTTAGTCATTACACCAATTATTAGAAATTATCCTGTCATGAGGGTCCTAGTGGATAATGGAGATTTAGTGGATATTCTTTTCCATGACACATTCCTAAAGATAGTCTACAATAATTACCAATTGACTCCACCCAACGCAACCATCTACGGGTTTAATCAAGTGGAATGTCAAGTCGAAGGAGCAATACAACTTCCCGTGACAATTAAGGAAGAGCCGGGGGAGGCCACGCAGATGTTAAACTTTCAGGTTGTTAAGGCAGCATTTACTTATAACGCTATCATGGGTAGAATAGGACTCTACACGTTAAGGCTGTTCCTTTAA
- the LOC141714642 gene encoding uncharacterized protein LOC141714642: protein MNSHISRKFKMPTIKAYDGIGNPDNHSRTFPNYLLLHPVNDAIKCWAFPQTLSGMAQRWYSCLPPNSVGSFKDLSQDFIKQFISGRVHEKSSASLMGLVQGAKESLRYYQNRFTKEALKIPDLDDKLQDRAGKYIKVEESVKKTVVNNEPASNKKRKTDQEYDASDKYPRTGKGFDSSSKKNQTPRFTEYARLNAPRSQILMEIEKDKEFKWPNPLRGDPKKRDKGRYCRYHKDIGHDIDDCRQLKDEIVYLIRRGNFGHFTKGEKARGQKEDNDRRDDNRRGNDKDHNPQPLRGQ, encoded by the exons atgaattcCCACATTTcgaggaagttcaagatgcccaccatcaaagcatatgATGGTATTGGAAACCCAGATAACCATTCCAGGACATTCCCTAACTACCTATTGTTACATCCCGTGAACGACGCTATCAAGTGTTGGGcttttcctcaaaccctgtcgggtatggctcaaaggtggtacagttGTCTACCCCCAAACTCGGTTGGATCCTTCAAGGATTTGAGCCAAGATTTTATCAAGCAATTTATTAGTGGCAGGGTACACGAGAAAAGCTCAGCTTCTCTCATGGGCTTAGTCCAAGGAGCTAAGGAGTCCCTTAGATACTACCAGAACCGATTCACAAAGGAGGCCCTGAAGATCCCAGATCTTGACGACAAG CTCCAGGATAGAGCcggaaagtatatcaaggtggaggagAGTGTGAAGAAGACGGTGGTGAATAATGAGCCTGCTAGCAACAAGAAGCGGAAGACGGATCAGGAGTATGATGCTAGTGATAAGTATCCTCGAACTGGAAAAGGCTTTGActcctcttctaagaagaatcaaACACCGAGGTTCACTGAATATGCAAGGTTGAacgctccaaggagccaaatccttatggaaattgagaaggacaaAGAGTTCAAATGGCCGAATCCACTAAGGGGAGACCCCAAGAAAAGAGACAAGGGTCGATATTGTAGGTACCATAAAGATATTGGTCATGATATTGATGATTGTAGGcaactcaaggatgagattgTGTATTTAATCCGAAGAGGAAATTTCGGACACTTCACCAAGGGTGAAAAGGCTAGAGGCCAAAAAGAAGATAATGATCGAAGAGATGACAATCGAAGAGGTAACGACAAGGATCATAACCCACAGCCCCTTAGGGGCCAGTAA